The Streptomyces sp. NBC_01244 genome contains a region encoding:
- a CDS encoding ABC transporter ATP-binding protein has product MIESTGLTKRYGDTVAVDDLSFTVEPGRVTGFLGPNGAGKSTTLRMILGLNTPTGGTVTVDGVPFSHRPRGLRHVGALLDAQDVHGGRSARAHLSALARGNRIPPSRVDEVLREVGLTKAAGRRIGGFSLGMKQRLGIAGALLGDPPVLLFDEPLNGLDPEGVLWVRGLFRQLAAEGRTLLVSSHMMAEMEQTADRIIVIGRGRLIADASLAEFSARYASRGVTVQTPDSAALEAVLVAEGASVHRADGPAVHVTGLTAARIGDLAHRHRLVLHELAGHTSSLESAFMSLTADSVEYLAGEPR; this is encoded by the coding sequence GTGATCGAATCGACTGGACTGACCAAGCGGTACGGCGACACCGTCGCCGTCGACGACCTGAGCTTCACTGTGGAACCGGGCCGGGTGACGGGATTCCTCGGCCCCAACGGCGCGGGCAAGTCCACCACCCTGCGGATGATCCTGGGCCTCAACACGCCGACCGGCGGGACCGTCACCGTGGACGGGGTTCCCTTCTCGCACCGCCCGCGCGGCCTGCGCCACGTGGGCGCGCTGCTGGACGCCCAGGACGTGCACGGCGGACGGAGCGCGCGGGCGCACCTGTCCGCCCTGGCCCGCGGCAACCGCATCCCTCCGTCCCGCGTGGACGAGGTCCTGCGGGAAGTCGGGCTGACGAAGGCGGCGGGCCGCCGGATCGGCGGGTTCTCCCTCGGGATGAAGCAACGCCTCGGCATCGCGGGCGCCCTGCTCGGGGATCCGCCGGTGCTGCTCTTCGACGAGCCCCTGAACGGACTCGACCCCGAGGGCGTGCTGTGGGTGCGCGGCCTGTTCCGGCAGCTCGCGGCCGAGGGCCGCACCCTCCTCGTCTCCAGCCACATGATGGCCGAAATGGAGCAGACCGCCGACCGGATCATCGTCATCGGCCGGGGCCGGCTCATCGCCGACGCGAGCCTGGCGGAGTTCTCGGCGCGGTACGCCTCCCGGGGAGTGACGGTCCAGACCCCCGATTCGGCCGCCCTGGAGGCCGTACTGGTCGCCGAGGGCGCGTCGGTGCACCGGGCGGACGGCCCGGCGGTCCACGTCACCGGCCTGACGGCGGCCCGCATCGGAGACCTCGCCCACCGGCACCGCCTCGTGCTGC
- a CDS encoding sensor histidine kinase, with protein sequence MTTLPRPPLLRRVPPGAWVGAFWVTLILVRTLQRPDELRHLVQYNGNIEDAPLLATAVVTTLGALLLFRAPLAAVAVALAGCVFSLGMAVGETPFVLFLLADAAVGYTAATRPRRVSVSAALLCFATLAGYAAWDLASGDFFNPSAPAGLASTVVIAWLIGNTIRQDRAHADSVRAQVTRQAVTAERLRIARELHDMVAHNIGIITIQAGVGSRVMDTQPAETRKALDAIEATGRETLAGLRRMLGALRKGEDESAPLEPVPGLAALGQLVGRSAAAGVRIEVRRRGERRELPSDVDLAAFRIVQEAVTNVVRHSGTRDCTVTVDHRGDELAVEVVDLGRGGSVGGSGYGIVGMRERVGLLHGEFSAGPLPDGGFRVAAVLPVPVEAGR encoded by the coding sequence ATGACCACCCTTCCTCGTCCACCCCTGCTCAGACGTGTGCCCCCGGGCGCCTGGGTGGGCGCCTTCTGGGTGACCCTCATCCTGGTGCGCACGCTGCAACGGCCGGACGAGCTACGCCACTTGGTCCAGTACAACGGCAACATCGAGGACGCGCCGCTGCTGGCCACCGCCGTCGTCACGACCCTGGGCGCGCTGCTGCTGTTCCGCGCGCCACTGGCGGCCGTGGCCGTCGCGCTCGCGGGCTGCGTGTTCTCGCTCGGGATGGCGGTCGGCGAGACGCCGTTCGTCCTGTTCCTGCTCGCCGACGCGGCCGTCGGGTACACCGCCGCGACCCGTCCTCGGCGGGTCTCGGTTTCCGCCGCCCTGCTCTGTTTCGCCACTCTGGCGGGCTACGCGGCCTGGGACCTGGCCAGCGGCGACTTCTTCAACCCCTCGGCTCCGGCCGGGCTCGCGTCGACCGTCGTCATCGCCTGGCTGATCGGCAACACGATCCGTCAGGACCGGGCGCACGCGGACTCGGTGCGCGCCCAGGTCACGCGGCAGGCGGTCACCGCGGAGCGGCTGCGGATCGCCCGGGAACTGCACGACATGGTCGCCCACAACATCGGCATCATCACCATCCAGGCCGGCGTGGGCAGCCGGGTGATGGACACCCAGCCGGCCGAGACGCGCAAGGCGCTCGACGCCATCGAGGCCACCGGCAGGGAGACCCTCGCCGGTCTACGGCGGATGCTCGGCGCGCTGCGCAAGGGCGAGGACGAGTCCGCGCCGCTGGAGCCGGTCCCCGGTCTGGCCGCCCTCGGCCAACTGGTCGGGCGGAGCGCGGCCGCCGGTGTCCGTATCGAGGTCCGCCGGCGGGGGGAGCGTCGCGAACTGCCCTCGGACGTGGACCTCGCGGCCTTCCGCATCGTCCAGGAGGCGGTCACCAACGTGGTGCGGCACTCCGGCACCCGGGACTGCACCGTGACGGTCGACCACCGCGGTGACGAGCTGGCCGTCGAGGTCGTCGACCTCGGCCGCGGGGGCAGCGTCGGCGGGTCCGGATACGGCATCGTCGGCATGCGGGAGCGTGTCGGCCTGCTGCACGGCGAGTTCAGCGCCGGGCCGCTCCCGGACGGCGGCTTCCGCGTGGCGGCCGTACTGCCGGTACCGGTGGAGGCGGGCCGGTGA
- a CDS encoding response regulator transcription factor, translating to MIRVVLIDDQPLIRTGLRVLIADTPDLEVVGEAGNGADAVELVARLRPDVAIMDIRMPGADGIEATRRIDADPRSTTRVLVLTTFDDDEYVYGALRAGASGFLVKDMPLESILDGVRVVAAGDALIAPSVTRRLIGEFAARPDLSPGVRPGERPGARRVGVDGITDREREVLTLVGRGLSNTEIAGELTISVATAKAHLARLFTKLDARDRVHLVILAYEFGLVAPPG from the coding sequence GTGATCCGTGTCGTGCTGATCGACGACCAGCCGCTGATCCGTACGGGCCTGCGCGTCCTCATCGCCGACACCCCCGATCTGGAGGTGGTCGGGGAGGCCGGGAACGGCGCCGACGCCGTGGAGCTGGTGGCGCGGTTGCGGCCGGACGTGGCCATCATGGACATCCGGATGCCCGGCGCGGACGGGATCGAGGCCACCCGCCGGATCGACGCGGACCCGCGGTCGACGACCCGCGTCCTGGTCCTGACCACCTTCGACGACGACGAGTACGTCTACGGTGCGCTCCGCGCCGGCGCGAGCGGCTTCCTCGTCAAGGACATGCCGCTGGAGTCCATCCTCGACGGGGTTCGGGTCGTCGCCGCCGGCGACGCCCTCATCGCGCCGAGCGTCACGCGCCGTCTCATCGGGGAGTTCGCGGCGCGGCCCGACCTCTCCCCCGGTGTCCGGCCGGGGGAACGACCGGGAGCCCGCCGGGTGGGCGTCGACGGCATCACGGACCGGGAGCGCGAGGTCCTGACCCTTGTCGGCCGCGGCCTGTCCAACACGGAGATCGCCGGGGAGCTCACCATCAGTGTGGCCACCGCGAAGGCCCACCTCGCTCGGCTCTTCACCAAACTCGACGCGCGCGACCGCGTCCACCTCGTGATCCTGGCCTACGAATTCGGCCTCGTCGCGCCCCCGGGGTGA
- a CDS encoding PRD domain-containing protein gives MKALRVLNNNVVLARDDKGQEVILTGRGIGFSSRQGKPVDPALIVRVFVPADGRDPDHLSEVLALIDEEVLRAVVIALDEAGIEGRESTRPTLAIAVADHVAGAMDRAARGIVIEYPLRAEVQALYASEYAQAQRLLDAINERLDPRLEDSEAIALALHLVNAGFATGDLSFTYTMTGVIQQMLAVVRERYGLSVSQESMSAARFITHVRYLFVRIQQHRQLKGHESTIGEGIRRHYPEATRTAQQLATIVELRLGEHLSEDEVSYLALHVARMTTEPDGTAA, from the coding sequence TTGAAGGCGCTGCGTGTCCTCAATAACAACGTGGTCCTCGCGCGCGACGACAAGGGCCAGGAGGTCATCCTCACCGGTCGCGGCATCGGGTTCAGCTCCCGCCAGGGCAAGCCGGTCGACCCCGCGCTGATCGTGCGCGTCTTCGTTCCGGCGGACGGCCGCGACCCCGACCACCTGAGCGAGGTCCTCGCCCTCATCGACGAGGAGGTCCTGCGGGCCGTCGTGATCGCCCTCGACGAAGCGGGCATCGAGGGGCGCGAGTCCACCCGGCCGACCCTCGCCATCGCCGTCGCCGACCACGTGGCCGGCGCGATGGACCGGGCCGCGCGCGGCATCGTCATCGAGTACCCGCTGCGCGCGGAGGTCCAGGCCCTGTACGCCTCCGAGTACGCCCAGGCGCAGCGCCTGCTGGATGCGATCAACGAGCGCCTGGACCCGCGGCTGGAGGACTCCGAGGCGATCGCGCTCGCGCTGCACCTGGTCAACGCGGGCTTCGCCACCGGCGACCTGTCCTTCACGTACACGATGACCGGGGTCATCCAGCAGATGCTCGCCGTCGTGCGGGAGCGGTACGGGCTGTCCGTGTCCCAGGAGTCCATGAGCGCGGCCCGGTTCATCACCCACGTGCGCTACCTCTTCGTGCGCATCCAGCAGCACCGGCAGCTGAAGGGGCACGAGTCCACCATCGGCGAGGGCATCCGCCGGCACTACCCGGAGGCGACCCGCACCGCGCAGCAGCTGGCGACGATCGTCGAGCTGCGTCTGGGCGAGCACCTGAGCGAGGACGAGGTCTCCTACCTGGCACTCCACGTGGCCCGCATGACCACGGAGCCGGACGGCACCGCGGCATAG